One part of the Algibacter sp. L1A34 genome encodes these proteins:
- a CDS encoding tail fiber domain-containing protein, translating into MKTSITLLVFFITSICFAQNGINYKAVIKDGSGNLIDNSQIAVQFNILKGIAQTNVYSEIHEPTTDDNGIIVVNIGEGNLISGSPDFTNIEWGNDTHFLNVLIDKSDGFVDMGTTEFKAVPYAKHSETTGNLNWTQTGNNIANNNSERVIVNSSSSNPLSIRTTNNINFMSFSNSNGYKGYSGIFSDVNDLEFGTGFGNETGNAHLVTQAIPRLTIDAEGKVGVNSSSPSSQFEVVLKDGSPTPENSENTFSITNAISGSSWQYYVYSEGPLSLSYNGDFLGYFDHTNGTYNTFSDRSLKKDITSLENGILDKIMELNPVSYLIKNQVNTKRSMGLISQEVQNIFPSITNYLKEPDVLTLSYSEFIPLLIKALQEQQLIIDKQNSQIDNVENDLMKLSKQLENLEVLNN; encoded by the coding sequence ATGAAAACATCAATCACATTACTCGTTTTTTTTATTACTTCAATTTGCTTTGCTCAAAACGGTATTAATTATAAGGCTGTTATAAAAGACGGAAGTGGTAATTTAATAGATAACAGTCAAATAGCAGTGCAGTTTAATATATTAAAAGGTATTGCTCAAACCAATGTATATTCCGAAATTCACGAACCAACTACAGACGATAACGGCATTATAGTTGTCAATATAGGAGAAGGTAATTTAATTTCTGGAAGTCCAGATTTCACTAATATAGAGTGGGGAAACGACACTCATTTTCTAAACGTTTTAATTGATAAAAGTGATGGTTTTGTAGATATGGGAACAACAGAGTTTAAGGCTGTACCTTATGCCAAACATTCTGAAACTACCGGTAATTTAAATTGGACACAAACCGGAAATAATATTGCAAATAATAATTCTGAGAGAGTTATAGTAAATAGCAGTTCTTCAAACCCATTATCAATTAGAACAACGAACAATATTAATTTTATGTCATTTTCTAATTCCAATGGTTATAAGGGCTACTCAGGGATTTTTTCAGATGTAAATGATTTGGAATTTGGTACGGGTTTTGGAAATGAAACTGGTAATGCACATTTAGTTACGCAAGCCATTCCTAGATTAACTATTGACGCAGAAGGGAAAGTCGGTGTTAATTCTAGCTCTCCTTCAAGTCAATTTGAAGTTGTCTTAAAAGATGGTTCGCCAACACCTGAAAATAGTGAAAATACTTTTAGCATTACGAATGCAATTAGCGGTTCCTCATGGCAATACTATGTGTATTCAGAAGGTCCATTAAGCCTGAGTTATAATGGTGATTTTTTAGGGTATTTTGATCATACAAATGGAACTTATAACACTTTTTCTGATAGAAGCCTTAAAAAAGATATCACATCTTTAGAAAATGGGATATTAGATAAAATTATGGAACTAAATCCGGTGAGCTACTTAATAAAAAACCAAGTAAATACAAAGCGCAGTATGGGTTTAATATCTCAAGAAGTTCAAAATATATTTCCAAGTATTACTAACTATTTAAAAGAGCCTGACGTATTAACCCTGTCTTATTCTGAATTTATTCCTCTATTAATTAAGGCTTTGCAAGAGCAACAACTTATAATTGATAAGCAGAATTCTCAAATTGATAATGTAGAAAATGACTTAATGAAATTATCAAAACAATTAGAGAATTTGGAAGTTCTAAATAATTGA
- a CDS encoding T9SS type A sorting domain-containing protein — MKTTILSLLITYLGYSQSIEKYSIDSGGASTSADGIQMIYTIGEVNVQELSADNILLSEGFINGDMDKITLSSNNLEFGLGFKIYPNPTSNYINVESKIDVDRFEIYDLSGKKVLSSNNYEKINVEDLSKGLYLLKAFSGIKHITKKVIIE, encoded by the coding sequence ATGAAAACTACAATATTAAGTTTACTTATTACCTATTTAGGATATTCTCAAAGCATAGAAAAATATAGCATCGATTCTGGAGGGGCATCAACAAGTGCTGATGGCATTCAAATGATTTATACCATTGGAGAAGTTAATGTACAAGAATTAAGTGCTGATAATATTCTTCTTTCCGAAGGCTTTATCAATGGAGATATGGATAAAATCACTTTATCTTCAAACAATTTAGAGTTTGGATTAGGGTTTAAAATATACCCAAATCCAACATCTAATTATATTAATGTAGAATCTAAAATTGATGTAGATCGGTTTGAAATATACGATTTGTCTGGAAAGAAAGTTTTAAGTTCTAATAATTACGAAAAGATAAATGTAGAAGATTTATCAAAAGGACTTTATTTACTTAAAGCTTTTTCCGGTATTAAGCATATAACAAAAAAGGTCATTATTGAATAA
- the ribB gene encoding 3,4-dihydroxy-2-butanone-4-phosphate synthase, translated as MITEIMNQTSNPDIKLNTIHDAIEDIRNGKVIIVVDDENRENEGDFLAAAEKVTPEVINFMATHGRGLICAPLTETQCKALDLNMMVRNNTDPMETAFTVSVDLRGQGVTTGISAGDRSKTVKALIDPSTKPQDLARPGHIFPLVAREGGVLRRTGHTEAAIDFARLAGLQPAGVIVEIMNEDGTMARLPELYKIAQKHDIKIVSIEDLVAYRMQHDSLIEKKEDFEIETRFGSYRLRAYKQTTNNQIHIALTKGSWTDEEAVPTRINSTLINNDILGTLTNNVDAQLENMFKVINKEGKGAIIFINQEVQSMNILSRLAFLKDNQAENSVTKAPKINMDNRDFGIGAQILHDLNIHKLRLISNTEQTKRVGLIGYGLEIVDYVKY; from the coding sequence ATGATTACAGAAATTATGAACCAAACTTCGAACCCAGATATTAAATTAAACACCATTCACGATGCTATTGAAGACATTAGAAATGGAAAAGTTATTATCGTAGTCGATGATGAAAACAGAGAAAATGAAGGTGATTTTCTGGCTGCTGCCGAAAAGGTAACTCCAGAAGTGATAAACTTTATGGCCACACATGGTCGTGGATTAATTTGCGCACCATTAACGGAAACACAATGTAAAGCTCTTGACCTAAACATGATGGTTAGGAATAATACAGACCCAATGGAGACGGCTTTTACAGTATCTGTAGATTTACGCGGACAAGGAGTAACCACGGGAATATCGGCAGGAGACCGCTCAAAAACCGTAAAAGCATTAATAGATCCATCTACAAAGCCACAAGATTTAGCAAGACCTGGACATATTTTCCCACTAGTAGCAAGAGAAGGTGGTGTTTTAAGACGAACTGGCCACACGGAAGCTGCAATAGATTTTGCTCGCTTAGCAGGTTTACAACCAGCAGGTGTAATTGTTGAAATAATGAATGAAGATGGTACCATGGCACGTTTACCTGAATTGTACAAAATTGCACAAAAACACGATATAAAAATTGTTTCTATTGAAGATTTAGTGGCTTATAGAATGCAACACGACTCTTTAATTGAGAAAAAAGAAGATTTCGAGATTGAAACTCGCTTTGGAAGTTATAGACTAAGAGCTTACAAACAAACCACTAACAACCAAATCCATATAGCTTTAACAAAAGGCTCTTGGACCGATGAAGAAGCTGTGCCAACTAGAATAAACTCTACGCTTATAAATAACGACATTTTAGGAACGCTTACAAACAATGTAGACGCACAACTAGAAAACATGTTTAAGGTTATTAATAAAGAAGGAAAAGGTGCTATTATCTTTATAAACCAAGAGGTACAATCAATGAATATTTTAAGTCGATTAGCTTTTCTAAAAGATAATCAAGCTGAAAATAGTGTTACTAAAGCTCCAAAAATAAACATGGATAACCGTGATTTTGGTATTGGCGCGCAAATATTACACGACTTAAACATACATAAATTACGCTTAATTTCTAATACCGAACAAACCAAACGTGTTGGTTTAATTGGTTACGGTCTAGAGATTGTGGATTACGTTAAGTATTAA
- a CDS encoding LptF/LptG family permease encodes MWLYIKELAGKDLEIGVIFKFLIYFMPKLIPLVLPLTILLSSIMVFGSFAENYEFAAMKSTGISLQRAMSGLSVFIVGLGILTFFFANNVIPWAEVNSYNLRRNIAKMKPAMLLAEGQFNKVDDNYNIKFANKYGDRDQYLEDVTIHLKAADGRTNATTIKSKTGELASAPDSNVLKLILFDGNYYSDITSKNKKSREKKPFAKSTFEKYIINIDLSDLNKVDMDEQSQTDKYSMLDVVDLNTAMDSLIVQQKNQSEGLAKNLINRSSVTKVYRNTKKRTDSVYTGPILDVFDTKEKSKLVELTLKAASSTLQTVSQKIITSKKAKTSFNRHIISFHEKFALGIACIILFFVGAPLGALIRKGGIGLPMVVAILLFLTYHFIGIFATNSAKTGDFNPVLASWFSTLVMLPLGFFLTKRATDDKGLFEVGSIMVPLKKIFKIKEKDSVDYKFLGSYKNEELIDVVKNYEALGHDENCRYEALNILNERGYSIQDLKESNSITIDNRFNASEKISKDYTDHSKFAIFLYGTAAVLLILFFVFKNNKLLPLATASIQLSVVSFALYVVYYAKTIFNLNSFYTYINKKIKRPNLGLLILGLPFYMITYPLLNVKLKEDIKRFCLDSLK; translated from the coding sequence ATTTGGTTATACATTAAAGAACTTGCAGGTAAAGATCTAGAAATAGGTGTTATTTTTAAGTTCTTAATCTATTTTATGCCTAAGCTTATACCATTGGTATTACCGCTTACCATTTTACTGTCATCCATTATGGTGTTTGGTAGTTTTGCCGAAAACTACGAGTTTGCTGCCATGAAATCTACAGGTATTTCATTGCAACGTGCTATGTCGGGTTTAAGTGTTTTTATTGTAGGTCTTGGTATTCTTACTTTTTTCTTTGCTAATAACGTTATTCCTTGGGCAGAAGTTAACTCTTATAATCTCCGACGAAATATAGCCAAAATGAAACCGGCCATGTTACTCGCTGAAGGTCAATTTAACAAAGTCGATGATAACTACAATATTAAATTTGCCAATAAATACGGTGATCGCGATCAGTATTTAGAAGATGTTACCATCCACTTAAAAGCTGCAGATGGACGTACAAATGCCACAACTATTAAGTCGAAAACAGGAGAATTAGCTAGTGCGCCAGATTCTAACGTTTTAAAGCTAATTTTATTCGACGGAAACTATTATAGTGATATCACTAGCAAAAATAAAAAAAGCAGAGAGAAAAAACCTTTTGCAAAAAGTACATTTGAAAAGTATATTATAAACATCGATTTATCGGACCTTAATAAAGTCGATATGGACGAGCAATCTCAAACTGATAAATACAGTATGCTCGATGTTGTAGATTTAAACACTGCAATGGACTCGTTAATTGTACAACAAAAAAACCAAAGCGAAGGCCTTGCTAAAAATTTAATTAATAGATCGAGCGTTACTAAAGTATACCGTAACACTAAAAAACGTACGGACTCTGTTTACACTGGCCCTATTCTTGATGTTTTTGATACTAAAGAAAAATCTAAATTAGTAGAACTCACCCTAAAAGCCGCATCAAGCACACTGCAAACTGTAAGTCAAAAAATTATAACATCTAAAAAAGCAAAAACATCATTTAACCGCCATATTATCTCGTTTCACGAAAAATTCGCGTTAGGTATAGCTTGTATTATTTTATTCTTTGTTGGTGCTCCTTTGGGTGCATTAATTAGAAAAGGTGGTATTGGTTTGCCGATGGTTGTTGCCATTTTATTATTTTTAACTTATCACTTTATAGGGATTTTCGCAACAAACTCTGCTAAAACAGGTGATTTTAATCCTGTTCTAGCCAGTTGGTTTTCAACATTAGTTATGCTGCCTTTGGGCTTTTTTCTAACTAAACGTGCTACTGACGATAAAGGTTTATTTGAAGTTGGAAGTATTATGGTTCCGCTTAAAAAAATCTTCAAAATTAAAGAAAAAGACAGTGTTGATTATAAATTTTTAGGATCTTACAAAAACGAAGAACTTATTGATGTAGTTAAAAATTATGAAGCATTAGGACACGATGAAAACTGCCGTTATGAAGCGCTTAATATTTTAAATGAACGCGGATACAGTATTCAAGATTTAAAAGAATCTAATAGTATTACGATAGATAACCGTTTTAATGCTTCGGAAAAGATTTCTAAAGATTACACCGATCATTCTAAGTTTGCTATTTTCCTTTACGGAACAGCTGCGGTATTACTTATTCTCTTTTTTGTATTTAAGAACAATAAACTACTACCACTTGCAACGGCTTCTATACAATTAAGCGTTGTATCATTTGCTCTTTACGTTGTTTACTACGCAAAAACTATTTTCAATTTAAATAGTTTTTACACCTATATCAACAAAAAAATAAAACGCCCTAACCTTGGTTTACTAATTTTAGGATTACCGTTTTATATGATAACATATCCACTATTGAATGTTAAATTGAAAGAAGATATAAAGCGATTTTGTTTAGATTCTTTGAAATAA
- a CDS encoding DNA translocase FtsK, producing MAKSKTKPKKAPRKKAELPSFKISSQQKLVLGSFLIIFGFVLAIAFVSFFFTGEADQSTLSHFADREIETENWLSKSGAWLSDFFIQRGFGLPSFIFAGLLCLSGMYVLMNINKEKLRRHWFWGVLIIIWLSVLFGFFGNKNAILGGTIGFEINSYLQDYIGKIGVSLLLLFGLITYLAIRFKLTFESISNQFKSAKSNLKSELSDMKEDMIVPLDNNLSEEADDIKAAFNITVEDEKPIETPLQKVEVPIKPKVEKVTVEDKTPLVVKVAEEEAIDEDLEMKVVEVPEELSETDNLANKLVEDFGQFDPTLELGKYQFPPLDLLKQYDTGGITINQEELESNKNKIVDTLSNYKIGIASIKATIGPTVTLYEIVPEAGVRISKIKNLEDDIALSLAALGIRIIAPIPGKGTIGIEVPNKDSTIVSMRSAIASQKFQKSEMQLPIALGKTISNETLVVDLAKMPHLLMAGATGQGKSVGLNAVLTSLLYKKHPAEVKFILVDPKKVELTLFNKIERHYLAKLPDSEEAIITDNTKVINTLNSLCIEMDNRYEMLKNALCRNIAEYNVKFKARKLNPNDGHQFLPYIVLVVDEFADLIMTAGKEVETPIARLAQLARAIGIHLIIATQRPSVNVITGIIKANFPARIAFRVTSKIDSRTILDGSGADQLIGRGDMLYTQGNDLIRVQCAFVDTPEVERIVDFIGAQKAYPEAYLLPEYVGEESGTSLDIDISDRDKLFKDAAVVIVTAQQGSASLLQRKLKLGYNRAGRIIDQLEAAGIVGQFEGSKARQVLITDLVALDLHLENEI from the coding sequence ATGGCGAAAAGTAAAACTAAACCTAAAAAAGCACCTCGTAAAAAAGCAGAACTACCTAGTTTTAAAATATCTAGTCAACAAAAACTAGTATTAGGTAGCTTTTTAATAATTTTCGGCTTTGTGCTAGCCATTGCCTTTGTATCGTTCTTTTTTACAGGAGAAGCCGATCAAAGCACTTTATCTCATTTTGCAGATCGCGAGATCGAAACCGAGAACTGGTTAAGTAAATCTGGCGCATGGTTAAGCGATTTTTTTATTCAACGTGGTTTTGGCTTGCCTTCATTCATATTTGCTGGTCTACTTTGCCTATCGGGTATGTATGTTTTAATGAACATCAATAAAGAAAAACTGAGAAGACATTGGTTTTGGGGCGTTTTAATCATCATTTGGTTATCTGTACTTTTTGGTTTCTTCGGAAATAAAAATGCCATTCTTGGCGGTACTATAGGTTTCGAAATTAACAGCTACCTACAAGATTATATTGGAAAAATAGGCGTTTCACTTTTACTTCTTTTTGGCTTAATTACCTATTTGGCTATTCGATTTAAACTTACGTTTGAAAGTATTTCGAATCAATTTAAATCTGCAAAAAGCAATTTAAAAAGTGAGTTATCGGATATGAAAGAAGATATGATCGTGCCTTTAGATAATAATTTATCTGAAGAAGCAGATGATATTAAAGCGGCTTTCAATATTACTGTAGAGGATGAAAAACCAATAGAGACACCTCTCCAAAAGGTTGAAGTTCCTATAAAACCTAAAGTAGAAAAAGTTACGGTTGAAGATAAAACACCATTAGTAGTAAAAGTTGCTGAAGAAGAAGCTATCGATGAAGATTTAGAAATGAAAGTGGTAGAAGTTCCTGAAGAACTTTCGGAAACCGATAATTTAGCCAATAAATTGGTTGAAGATTTTGGGCAGTTCGACCCTACTCTAGAACTTGGTAAATATCAATTCCCTCCTTTAGATTTATTAAAACAGTATGATACTGGTGGTATTACCATCAACCAAGAAGAATTAGAAAGTAATAAGAATAAAATTGTTGATACTTTAAGCAATTATAAAATTGGTATTGCAAGTATTAAAGCTACCATTGGACCAACAGTTACTCTTTATGAAATTGTACCAGAAGCAGGCGTACGTATTTCTAAAATCAAGAACTTAGAAGATGATATTGCACTTTCATTAGCCGCTTTAGGAATTCGTATCATTGCTCCTATTCCTGGAAAAGGAACTATTGGTATTGAGGTACCAAATAAAGATTCCACTATTGTTTCCATGAGATCTGCTATTGCTTCGCAGAAATTCCAAAAATCCGAAATGCAACTTCCTATAGCTTTAGGAAAAACAATTAGTAATGAAACACTTGTTGTGGATTTAGCTAAAATGCCTCACTTGCTTATGGCAGGTGCTACAGGACAAGGTAAATCGGTTGGTTTAAATGCTGTTTTAACGTCCTTACTTTATAAAAAACACCCTGCGGAAGTTAAGTTTATATTAGTCGATCCTAAAAAGGTAGAACTAACGCTTTTCAATAAAATTGAACGTCATTATTTAGCGAAACTTCCAGATAGCGAAGAAGCTATCATAACAGATAACACTAAGGTTATCAATACATTAAATTCACTTTGTATTGAAATGGATAACCGTTACGAAATGCTTAAAAATGCACTTTGTAGAAACATTGCCGAATACAACGTTAAGTTTAAAGCTCGTAAATTAAATCCAAACGACGGACACCAATTTTTACCATATATTGTTTTGGTGGTCGATGAGTTTGCAGATTTAATTATGACGGCTGGTAAAGAAGTAGAAACTCCTATAGCGCGTTTAGCTCAACTTGCTCGTGCCATTGGTATTCACTTAATTATTGCTACGCAACGTCCGTCAGTAAATGTAATTACCGGTATTATTAAAGCCAATTTCCCTGCACGTATTGCTTTTAGAGTAACCTCTAAAATCGATTCACGTACCATTTTGGATGGTTCGGGTGCCGATCAACTTATTGGTCGTGGAGATATGCTTTACACGCAAGGAAACGATTTAATACGTGTACAGTGTGCCTTTGTTGATACGCCAGAAGTAGAACGTATTGTAGACTTTATTGGTGCACAAAAAGCATATCCAGAAGCTTATTTACTTCCTGAGTATGTTGGCGAAGAAAGTGGCACAAGTCTTGATATAGATATATCGGATAGAGATAAACTCTTTAAAGATGCTGCTGTAGTTATTGTAACAGCACAGCAAGGTTCGGCCTCATTATTACAACGAAAGTTGAAATTAGGTTATAACCGCGCGGGACGAATTATCGATCAATTAGAAGCCGCAGGAATTGTTGGTCAATTTGAAGGTAGTAAAGCCAGACAAGTATTAATAACAGATTTAGTAGCATTGGATCTACATTTAGAAAACGAAATATAA
- a CDS encoding diacylglycerol kinase, with protein MSNKKESFLVNRLKSVGFAFKGAVLLLKTEASIKIQFTLGVIVTIAGFYYNISTTEWLIQLLAIALVMCAEGVNTAIEAIADFIHPEHHEKIGLIKDIAAGAVFIAAIFTSIIGLIIYIPKIF; from the coding sequence ATGAGTAACAAAAAAGAATCTTTTTTAGTAAATAGATTAAAAAGTGTTGGCTTTGCTTTTAAAGGTGCTGTATTACTCCTTAAAACCGAAGCCAGCATTAAAATTCAATTTACACTCGGCGTTATAGTGACTATCGCTGGGTTTTACTATAATATATCTACTACCGAGTGGCTTATTCAACTTTTGGCCATTGCCTTAGTGATGTGTGCCGAAGGCGTTAATACCGCCATTGAAGCTATAGCCGATTTTATTCACCCAGAACATCACGAAAAAATAGGTTTAATAAAAGATATTGCCGCCGGAGCCGTATTTATTGCTGCTATTTTCACCTCTATTATTGGGCTTATCATTTATATTCCTAAAATTTTCTAG
- the tpx gene encoding thiol peroxidase, producing the protein MATVTLKGGAIHTSGNLPAKGTKAPDFALTANDLSIKKLSDFAGSKVVLNIFPSVDTGTCATSVREFNREASELDNTKVLCVSRDLPFANARFCGAEGLNDVISLSDFKTGDFGKAYGLDFIDGPLDGLHSRSVVVLDEKGTVLYTEQVAETTEEPNYKAALEALLNE; encoded by the coding sequence ATGGCAACAGTAACATTAAAAGGTGGCGCAATACATACATCGGGAAATCTTCCTGCAAAAGGAACAAAAGCACCTGATTTTGCTTTAACAGCAAACGATTTATCAATAAAAAAATTAAGCGATTTTGCAGGTAGCAAAGTAGTTTTAAATATATTCCCTAGTGTAGATACAGGAACTTGCGCAACATCTGTTCGCGAATTTAACCGTGAAGCTAGTGAACTAGACAATACTAAAGTATTATGTGTTTCTCGCGATTTACCATTTGCTAATGCGCGTTTTTGTGGTGCAGAAGGTTTAAATGATGTAATTAGTTTATCTGATTTTAAAACGGGAGACTTTGGGAAAGCTTATGGTTTAGATTTTATCGATGGCCCTTTAGATGGTTTACACTCTAGAAGCGTTGTTGTTTTAGATGAAAAAGGAACGGTTTTATACACAGAGCAAGTTGCAGAAACTACAGAAGAACCAAATTATAAAGCTGCTTTAGAAGCTCTTTTAAATGAGTAA
- the katG gene encoding catalase/peroxidase HPI encodes MDHNSSGDMSKCPFMQGAITTTEKTVTDWWPNTLNLDILHQQDTKTNPLGADFDYQEELKKLDVAALKKDVHDFMTDSQDWWPADWGHYGGLMIRMAWHAAGSYRLADGRGGGGTGNQRFAPLNSWPDNASLDKARRLLWPIKKKYGNTVSWADLIILAGTIAYESMGLKTYGFAFGRQDIWHPEKDVYWGAEKEWLAPSDERYTSVDHPDTMENPLAAVQMGLIYVNPEGVNGKPDPLKTALQVRETFKRMAMNDEETVALTAGGHTVGKTHGNGDASILGPDPESADVEEQGLGWSNPTKSGKGRYTVTSGLEGAWTTNPTKWDNGFFEMLFNHDWELRKSPAGAHQWEPVNIKEEDMPVDVEDLTTKHNPMMTDADMAMKMDPIYKEISLRFKNDFDAFSDAFARAWFKLTHRDMGPKDRWFGPDVPQEELIWQDPIPKGNYDYNVEAVKAKIAATGLSISELVSTAWDSARTFRGSDFRGGANGSRIRLEPQKNWAGNEPAQLQNVLSVLEPIATEFGISIADTIVLAGNVGVEKAIRKAGMVVDVPFAPGRGDASQEMTDAESFESMEPLADGYRNWQKKEYVVSPEEMLLDKTQLLGLTAAEMTVLVGGMRVMGTNYGGTKHGVFTENEGALTNDFFVNLTDMIFEWKSLNNGIYEIKNRKTGEVKFTATRVDLVFGSNSILRAYAEVYAQDDSKERFVKDFVSAWTKVMNADRFDIK; translated from the coding sequence ATGGATCATAACAGCAGCGGAGACATGAGCAAATGCCCTTTTATGCAAGGCGCAATTACTACAACCGAAAAAACAGTAACAGATTGGTGGCCAAACACACTTAATCTAGATATTTTACACCAACAGGATACAAAAACAAATCCATTAGGTGCAGATTTTGATTACCAAGAAGAACTGAAAAAATTAGATGTAGCCGCTTTAAAGAAAGATGTACACGATTTTATGACAGATAGCCAAGATTGGTGGCCTGCAGATTGGGGACACTATGGTGGATTAATGATTAGAATGGCATGGCACGCAGCAGGTTCATATAGATTAGCAGATGGTCGTGGTGGCGGTGGTACAGGTAACCAACGTTTTGCACCTTTAAATTCTTGGCCAGATAATGCCAGTTTAGATAAGGCTAGACGTTTACTTTGGCCAATCAAGAAAAAATACGGTAATACCGTTAGTTGGGCAGATCTTATTATTTTGGCAGGAACCATTGCTTACGAAAGTATGGGATTAAAAACCTATGGTTTTGCCTTTGGTCGTCAAGATATTTGGCACCCAGAAAAAGATGTGTATTGGGGAGCAGAAAAAGAATGGTTAGCACCAAGTGATGAGCGTTACACAAGTGTAGATCATCCTGATACTATGGAAAACCCGTTGGCAGCAGTACAAATGGGTTTAATTTATGTAAACCCAGAAGGTGTAAATGGTAAGCCAGATCCTTTAAAAACCGCTTTGCAAGTTAGAGAAACGTTTAAGCGTATGGCGATGAACGATGAGGAAACGGTTGCTTTAACAGCTGGCGGACATACCGTTGGAAAAACACACGGAAATGGAGATGCTAGTATTTTAGGTCCGGATCCTGAAAGTGCAGATGTAGAAGAACAAGGTTTAGGTTGGTCTAATCCAACAAAATCTGGCAAAGGAAGATATACGGTTACAAGTGGTTTAGAAGGCGCATGGACAACAAACCCAACAAAATGGGATAATGGCTTTTTCGAAATGTTATTTAACCACGATTGGGAATTACGTAAAAGTCCAGCAGGAGCACACCAATGGGAACCTGTAAATATTAAGGAAGAAGATATGCCTGTAGATGTTGAAGATTTGACAACTAAGCATAACCCAATGATGACAGATGCAGATATGGCCATGAAAATGGATCCTATTTATAAAGAAATTTCATTAAGATTTAAAAACGATTTTGATGCCTTTTCTGATGCTTTCGCTCGTGCTTGGTTCAAATTAACACACCGTGACATGGGACCAAAAGACCGCTGGTTTGGACCCGATGTACCTCAAGAAGAGTTAATTTGGCAAGATCCAATTCCAAAAGGAAATTACGATTATAATGTTGAAGCTGTAAAAGCTAAAATCGCTGCTACAGGTTTAAGTATTTCAGAATTAGTATCTACCGCTTGGGATAGTGCAAGAACCTTTAGAGGATCGGATTTTAGAGGTGGAGCAAACGGATCACGTATTCGTTTAGAGCCACAAAAAAATTGGGCAGGTAACGAGCCAGCACAATTGCAAAACGTATTGTCTGTTTTGGAACCTATTGCTACAGAATTTGGTATTAGCATTGCAGATACTATTGTTTTAGCTGGTAATGTTGGTGTAGAAAAAGCCATTAGAAAAGCCGGTATGGTTGTAGATGTGCCTTTTGCACCAGGTAGAGGCGATGCATCGCAAGAGATGACAGATGCAGAATCTTTTGAGTCTATGGAGCCGCTTGCAGATGGTTACAGAAACTGGCAGAAAAAAGAGTATGTGGTTAGCCCAGAAGAAATGCTGCTAGATAAAACACAATTACTTGGCTTAACAGCTGCAGAAATGACAGTTTTAGTTGGAGGTATGCGTGTTATGGGAACCAACTATGGTGGAACTAAACATGGTGTGTTTACAGAAAATGAAGGCGCTTTAACAAACGATTTCTTTGTAAACTTAACGGATATGATTTTCGAATGGAAATCGCTTAACAATGGTATTTACGAAATTAAAAACCGTAAAACTGGCGAAGTTAAATTTACCGCAACTCGTGTAGATTTAGTATTTGGTTCTAATTCTATTTTGCGCGCTTACGCGGAAGTTTACGCTCAAGATGATAGCAAGGAAAGGTTTGTAAAAGACTTTGTATCTGCTTGGACAAAAGTGATGAACGCAGATCGTTTCGATATAAAATAA
- a CDS encoding ankyrin repeat domain-containing protein: MKDINNLFESIKNRDILTLKNLLSENPKLAEATDERGFTPLILATYFDNEAATKTLVEHQAPINAKDASGNTALIGVSFKGNVAFAKYLIENGADLNEVNTNGTTALTFATQYNKVDIVKLLLEHNADKTIKDNAGKTALAYAEEKKFTEIVALLT; this comes from the coding sequence ATGAAAGACATTAATAACTTATTTGAAAGCATAAAAAATAGAGACATTTTAACTCTAAAAAACTTACTATCAGAAAACCCTAAATTAGCCGAAGCGACAGACGAGCGCGGTTTTACACCATTAATTTTAGCAACCTATTTTGATAACGAAGCAGCAACCAAAACATTGGTAGAACATCAAGCACCTATAAATGCTAAAGATGCCTCAGGAAACACCGCTTTAATTGGTGTGAGTTTTAAAGGTAACGTCGCCTTTGCAAAATATTTAATTGAAAACGGCGCCGATTTAAACGAAGTGAATACCAACGGAACCACAGCCTTAACCTTTGCTACACAATACAACAAAGTAGACATTGTTAAACTACTTTTAGAGCATAACGCTGATAAAACCATAAAAGATAACGCAGGAAAAACAGCTTTAGCTTACGCTGAAGAAAAGAAGTTTACCGAAATTGTTGCGCTTTTAACCTAG